From Demequina capsici, one genomic window encodes:
- a CDS encoding PTS transporter subunit EIIB, with product MPVESTALASSIVVLAGGVDNIVGVERCMVRLRLILADQDAADVPGIAQLPGVALALHLMGQLQIAPTSHLDELHATVSQIVARARG from the coding sequence ATGCCGGTTGAGTCGACCGCCCTGGCGTCGTCCATCGTCGTGCTCGCCGGCGGGGTGGACAACATCGTGGGCGTCGAGCGCTGCATGGTGCGGCTGCGACTGATCCTCGCGGATCAGGATGCTGCCGACGTCCCCGGGATCGCACAGCTGCCTGGAGTGGCGCTCGCGCTGCACCTGATGGGCCAGCTCCAGATCGCCCCCACCTCGCACCTCGACGAGCTTCACGCGACCGTGTCGCAGATCGTCGCCCGCGCTCGCGGCTGA
- a CDS encoding HPr family phosphocarrier protein gives MPQRTTTIANPTGLHARPAALFAKTAGASGHSITIARDGEAPIDASSILMIMGLGLAHGDAVTLVGDEGADAILDQLVELLESDLDSVPA, from the coding sequence ATGCCGCAGCGCACCACCACCATCGCGAACCCGACGGGTCTGCACGCACGCCCCGCCGCGCTGTTCGCCAAGACCGCCGGAGCCTCCGGTCACAGCATCACCATCGCGAGAGACGGCGAGGCACCTATCGACGCCTCGAGCATCCTCATGATCATGGGCCTCGGGCTCGCGCACGGCGATGCCGTCACGCTCGTCGGAGACGAAGGCGCCGATGCGATCCTGGACCAGCTTGTCGAGCTGCTCGAGAGCGACCTGGACTCGGTGCCCGCATGA
- a CDS encoding DUF1684 domain-containing protein: MDSWDIRDWRRRTFALYDHVRSLGSALEAHAAWVEGRDLLLSTHPASPVAPDLRSGFRARIAQYDSQLRYVVPVEHADPVRWEVQTASDGVVPFSRIGRVELAGLGSLDVWWLESYGGGVFVPLRDASPDTYGGGRYVLDTVKGADLGGTSPELVIDLNFAYQPSCAYSSDWVCPLPGTGNTLAAPVSVGELVQM; this comes from the coding sequence GTGGACTCCTGGGACATCCGAGACTGGCGGCGACGCACCTTCGCCCTCTATGACCATGTGCGATCGCTCGGCTCCGCGCTGGAGGCGCATGCGGCGTGGGTCGAGGGCCGGGACCTGCTGCTCTCCACGCACCCCGCCTCCCCGGTCGCTCCGGACCTGCGCTCGGGCTTCCGCGCGCGGATCGCGCAGTACGACTCGCAGCTGCGGTACGTGGTGCCGGTCGAGCACGCCGATCCCGTCCGATGGGAGGTTCAGACCGCATCCGACGGCGTGGTGCCGTTCTCACGGATCGGGAGGGTGGAGCTGGCCGGCCTCGGATCGCTCGACGTGTGGTGGCTCGAGAGCTATGGGGGTGGCGTGTTCGTCCCGTTGCGAGACGCATCGCCAGACACCTATGGGGGCGGCCGCTACGTCCTCGACACAGTCAAAGGGGCCGACCTCGGAGGGACGTCTCCTGAGCTGGTGATCGACCTGAACTTCGCCTATCAACCGTCCTGCGCGTACTCGAGCGACTGGGTGTGCCCGCTTCCAGGGACAGGCAACACCCTGGCGGCACCCGTGTCGGTGGGCGAGCTGGTCCAGATGTGA
- a CDS encoding TetR/AcrR family transcriptional regulator produces the protein MATSEASRRGAAVRERILGAATTLFREQGIRAVSADRILADAGVAKVTFYRHFPTKDDLVVAYLEEELESARAVVASAEGLPREWRTQAFVKAMGEQMCLPGFRGCPFINAAAEYPDASHPVRAVVTRFRAWLIGEIAVQLAGLGVEDSGARAAEIMMVRDGAMVAGYLTGDPDGVTAALQRAVGAIVARAV, from the coding sequence ATGGCGACGAGCGAGGCATCACGGCGCGGCGCGGCGGTGCGCGAGCGGATCCTGGGCGCGGCCACGACCCTCTTCCGTGAGCAGGGGATCCGCGCGGTGAGCGCGGACCGGATCCTCGCCGACGCCGGTGTGGCCAAGGTGACCTTCTATCGCCATTTCCCGACGAAGGACGATCTGGTGGTCGCGTACCTCGAGGAGGAGCTCGAGTCCGCGCGCGCGGTGGTCGCCAGCGCCGAGGGCCTTCCCCGCGAGTGGCGGACGCAGGCCTTCGTCAAGGCCATGGGCGAGCAGATGTGCCTTCCAGGGTTCCGCGGCTGTCCCTTCATCAACGCGGCCGCCGAGTATCCGGACGCCTCGCATCCAGTACGGGCTGTCGTCACGAGGTTCCGTGCGTGGCTGATCGGGGAGATCGCGGTGCAGCTCGCCGGACTCGGCGTCGAGGACTCGGGCGCGCGTGCCGCCGAGATCATGATGGTGCGGGACGGCGCGATGGTCGCGGGCTATCTGACCGGCGATCCCGACGGCGTCACGGCTGCTCTCCAGCGGGCGGTCGGCGCGATCGTCGCGCGCGCCGTGTGA
- a CDS encoding PRD domain-containing protein, translated as MRIAKVFNNSVVLGTDEQGGEVVLFGRGVGFQAKRGDVVDESLVERRFVPGANASADRIAALIESLPGEDIDLTERIVAEGRAALGDHVTDHVLVPLADHISFALRRAREQAPMIDYPLRYEVESLYAEELQFARKALTMIEQSTGVRLPDVEAVPLALHFVNAQFGARDISTTVNMTTELAHMLDIIRQEYSADIDEDSTAVARFVTHLRYLYVRGRSGIRRDLETPPLAEAIRATQPREHATATRMAEYLASRYGWDVGEGEVLYLSIHVMRLTAGLGVGTGGTDAG; from the coding sequence ATGAGAATCGCGAAGGTCTTCAACAACTCGGTCGTGCTCGGCACGGACGAGCAGGGAGGCGAGGTCGTGCTGTTCGGGCGTGGCGTCGGTTTCCAGGCCAAGCGCGGCGACGTCGTCGACGAGTCGCTCGTGGAGCGACGCTTCGTCCCCGGCGCGAACGCGTCGGCAGACCGGATCGCGGCGCTCATCGAGTCCCTGCCTGGCGAGGACATCGACCTCACCGAGCGGATCGTCGCCGAGGGGCGCGCCGCACTGGGCGACCACGTCACCGACCACGTGCTGGTGCCGCTGGCCGATCACATCTCATTCGCGCTCAGACGTGCGCGCGAGCAGGCCCCCATGATCGACTACCCGCTCAGGTACGAGGTCGAGTCCCTGTACGCAGAGGAGCTCCAGTTCGCCCGCAAGGCCCTCACGATGATCGAGCAGTCCACCGGGGTCAGGCTTCCCGACGTGGAGGCCGTGCCGCTCGCGCTGCACTTCGTCAACGCGCAGTTCGGGGCACGCGACATCTCGACGACCGTGAACATGACGACCGAGCTGGCGCACATGCTCGACATCATCCGGCAGGAGTACAGCGCAGACATCGACGAGGACTCCACCGCGGTCGCGCGGTTCGTGACCCACCTGCGCTACCTCTACGTCAGAGGCCGTAGCGGCATCCGGCGCGACCTCGAGACACCTCCGCTCGCCGAGGCGATCAGGGCGACCCAGCCCCGGGAGCACGCGACCGCGACCCGCATGGCCGAGTACCTGGCGAGCCGGTACGGATGGGATGTGGGCGAGGGTGAGGTGCTGTACCTCTCGATCCACGTGATGCGGCTCACCGCGGGGCTCGGCGTCGGCACGGGCGGCACCGATGCCGGTTGA
- the fucO gene encoding lactaldehyde reductase, which produces MPRVNTWAGTAPDWRCNVAQRMIWNQTAYFGAGAISVIPDEIAGRGFTKAFVVSDKVLVDTGVTGKVTGLLDESGIAFELYSDVVPNPPIENVLAGVEAFKASGADVLIGIGGGSPQDTCKAIGIIVANPEFSDVRSLEGVAPTKNPSVPIIAVPTTAGTASETTINYVITDVQNRRKFVCVDPHDIPVLAVVDSEMMASAPRSLKVATGLDALTHAIEGYITAGAWELSDLFHLKAIQVIASALKDAADGDEAAMERMALAQYIAGMGYSNVGLGLVHAMAHPLGAFFEAPHGVANGILLAPVMAFNADASGEKYRDIAEAFGVEGAMTMPLDEARKAAVDAVARLTVDLGNPTTITAVGASPEDVQPLAEAAFADVCAGGNPRQASVDQIAELYAALLG; this is translated from the coding sequence ATGCCCCGCGTCAACACGTGGGCCGGCACGGCCCCTGACTGGAGGTGCAACGTGGCACAGCGCATGATCTGGAACCAGACGGCGTACTTCGGCGCCGGCGCGATCTCGGTGATCCCCGACGAGATCGCAGGACGCGGGTTCACCAAGGCATTCGTGGTCTCGGACAAGGTGCTCGTCGACACCGGCGTGACCGGCAAGGTCACCGGGCTGCTCGATGAGTCGGGCATCGCCTTCGAGCTCTACAGCGACGTCGTGCCCAACCCGCCCATCGAGAACGTGCTCGCTGGAGTGGAGGCGTTCAAGGCCTCCGGAGCGGACGTGCTCATCGGCATCGGTGGCGGGTCGCCGCAGGACACCTGCAAGGCGATCGGCATCATCGTCGCCAACCCCGAGTTCTCCGACGTCCGTTCGCTCGAGGGCGTGGCCCCCACCAAGAACCCGTCGGTGCCGATCATCGCGGTCCCCACCACGGCAGGCACCGCGTCCGAGACGACCATCAACTACGTGATCACCGATGTGCAGAACCGACGCAAGTTCGTGTGCGTCGACCCCCACGACATCCCGGTGCTCGCCGTGGTCGACTCGGAGATGATGGCCAGCGCGCCCCGCAGCCTCAAGGTGGCCACGGGCCTCGACGCGCTCACCCACGCCATCGAGGGATACATCACCGCCGGCGCATGGGAGCTGTCCGACCTGTTCCACCTCAAGGCCATCCAGGTGATCGCGAGCGCCCTCAAGGATGCCGCCGACGGCGATGAGGCCGCGATGGAGCGGATGGCGTTGGCTCAGTACATCGCCGGCATGGGCTACTCGAACGTCGGCCTGGGCCTCGTCCACGCGATGGCCCACCCCCTCGGAGCATTCTTCGAGGCGCCCCACGGCGTCGCCAACGGCATCCTTCTCGCGCCCGTCATGGCGTTCAACGCCGACGCGTCGGGGGAGAAGTACCGTGACATCGCCGAGGCGTTCGGCGTGGAGGGCGCCATGACCATGCCGCTCGACGAGGCCCGCAAGGCCGCTGTGGACGCCGTGGCGCGGCTGACGGTGGACCTGGGGAACCCGACCACCATCACTGCCGTAGGCGCCTCGCCCGAGGATGTCCAGCCGTTGGCGGAGGCCGCGTTCGCGGACGTCTGCGCCGGAGGCAACCCGCGTCAGGCCTCAGTCGACCAGATCGCTGAGCTGTACGCAGCTCTGCTCGGCTGA
- a CDS encoding Ohr family peroxiredoxin — MTAKPKVFYTATATATGDGRNGHVASADGLIDMDLVTPNPITTPRKANPELLFASGYSACYNSAFQGAAKSMKVRIEGSSVTAKVGIGPVSLHEFALTVTLKVDAYGIDQATAQAIADKADQMCPYSNAVRGNIEVNVEVTAHEAVDA; from the coding sequence ATGACCGCCAAGCCCAAGGTCTTCTACACCGCCACCGCCACCGCCACCGGGGACGGCCGCAACGGTCACGTCGCGTCAGCGGACGGCCTCATCGACATGGACCTCGTGACCCCCAACCCCATCACGACACCCAGGAAGGCCAACCCCGAGCTCCTGTTCGCCTCGGGATACTCGGCCTGCTACAACTCCGCCTTCCAGGGCGCGGCGAAGTCCATGAAGGTCCGCATCGAGGGCTCGTCCGTCACCGCGAAGGTCGGCATCGGCCCGGTGTCGTTGCACGAGTTCGCTCTCACCGTGACGCTCAAGGTCGACGCGTACGGCATCGACCAGGCGACCGCACAGGCGATCGCGGACAAGGCCGACCAGATGTGCCCCTACTCGAACGCGGTGCGAGGCAACATCGAGGTGAACGTGGAGGTCACGGCCCACGAGGCCGTCGACGCCTGA
- the ptsP gene encoding phosphoenolpyruvate--protein phosphotransferase, which produces MSVDAGVVTLRGIGVGRSCAVAPIAFMHPAPVAPADEPAPVDVATAVQQVTDAFTAVTASLQARADAATGNLAEVLQATALMAGDAALHADVVKRVESGTGPATAVTKAVETFAAMFEAAGGYLAERVTDLNSVRDRVVARLLGAAEPGLSLSERSVVAAADLSPADTAALDLDLVAGIVTELGGPTGHTAIIAGQLGIPCLVRVEGILTVAAGTEVALDAADGTVTVAPSDGLKAAIAAREERAAALAGDTDPGATRDGHKVQLLANIGTPADAVRAVEAHAEGVGLFRTEVLFLDAAEAPTAEAQATTYRQAVEALGGRKLVVRTIDAGADKPLAFATQPDEDNPALGVRGFRLTRILPELIDTQLAALGAVTDDSMWAMAPMIATPAEARDFAARARAAGIGTVGVMVEVPSAALRAEAILREVDFVSLGTNDLAQYTMATDRLRGELADLLDPWQPAVLELVRSTAQAGRRLGKPVGVCGESASDPLMALVLVGLGITSLSMSPGAMAAVRYAVRTHTRAECEEIAMAALAQDEAAAARSAALSKINPDAREALGL; this is translated from the coding sequence ATGAGCGTCGACGCCGGCGTGGTGACCCTGCGCGGCATCGGCGTGGGCCGCAGCTGCGCCGTCGCACCGATCGCCTTCATGCACCCGGCTCCGGTGGCGCCTGCGGACGAACCCGCTCCGGTGGACGTGGCCACCGCTGTCCAGCAGGTCACGGACGCCTTCACCGCTGTCACAGCCTCGCTCCAGGCGCGTGCCGACGCCGCCACCGGCAATCTCGCCGAGGTGCTGCAGGCGACCGCCCTGATGGCGGGCGACGCCGCTCTTCACGCCGACGTCGTCAAGCGCGTCGAGTCCGGCACCGGGCCCGCGACCGCGGTGACCAAGGCGGTCGAGACCTTCGCCGCGATGTTCGAGGCCGCAGGCGGATACCTCGCCGAGCGAGTGACCGACCTCAACTCGGTCCGCGACCGCGTGGTCGCGCGTCTGCTGGGCGCGGCGGAACCCGGGCTGTCCCTCTCGGAACGCTCGGTCGTCGCAGCAGCGGACCTGTCCCCTGCCGACACCGCCGCGCTGGACCTGGACCTGGTGGCGGGCATCGTCACCGAGCTGGGCGGCCCCACCGGCCACACCGCGATCATCGCCGGCCAGCTGGGCATCCCATGCCTGGTACGGGTCGAGGGCATCCTCACCGTCGCGGCAGGCACCGAGGTGGCACTGGACGCCGCCGACGGCACCGTCACCGTGGCCCCGTCGGACGGGCTCAAGGCAGCCATCGCCGCACGCGAGGAGCGCGCCGCCGCTCTGGCCGGTGACACCGATCCCGGCGCGACACGCGACGGCCACAAGGTCCAGCTGCTGGCCAACATCGGCACCCCGGCCGACGCGGTGCGCGCCGTCGAGGCCCATGCCGAGGGGGTCGGCCTGTTCCGCACCGAGGTCCTGTTCCTCGATGCTGCCGAGGCGCCGACCGCAGAGGCCCAGGCCACGACCTACCGGCAGGCCGTCGAGGCGCTCGGCGGCCGCAAGCTGGTGGTCCGCACCATCGACGCGGGTGCCGACAAGCCGCTCGCGTTCGCGACGCAGCCCGACGAGGACAACCCTGCACTCGGCGTGCGCGGGTTCCGCCTCACGAGGATCCTCCCCGAGCTCATCGACACCCAGCTCGCCGCTCTGGGCGCCGTGACCGACGACTCGATGTGGGCCATGGCGCCCATGATCGCCACGCCCGCCGAGGCTCGTGACTTCGCCGCGCGCGCACGAGCGGCAGGCATCGGCACCGTCGGCGTGATGGTCGAGGTCCCTTCGGCCGCGCTGCGCGCCGAGGCGATCCTGCGCGAGGTCGACTTCGTATCGCTGGGCACGAACGACCTGGCACAGTACACGATGGCCACGGATCGCCTGCGGGGCGAACTCGCGGATCTGCTCGACCCGTGGCAGCCGGCGGTGCTCGAGCTCGTCCGCTCCACCGCGCAGGCAGGTCGTCGTCTCGGCAAGCCAGTGGGCGTGTGCGGCGAGTCGGCGTCCGACCCCCTGATGGCGCTCGTGCTCGTCGGCCTCGGGATCACGTCGCTCTCCATGTCCCCCGGCGCGATGGCCGCGGTCCGCTACGCCGTGCGGACCCACACCCGTGCGGAGTGCGAGGAGATCGCGATGGCTGCGCTCGCGCAGGACGAGGCCGCGGCGGCTCGCAGCGCCGCCCTGTCCAAGATCAACCCGGACGCGCGCGAGGCGCTCGGGCTCTGA
- the treY gene encoding malto-oligosyltrehalose synthase: protein MADGPHERTKRLGHRVDAKVPTSTYRLQLTPDFTFADAAARLDYFARLGVSHLYLSPILTAAPGSTHFYDVVDHSRISEALGGEEGLRALAWKAGEHGIGLVADLVPNHMAVPTPAYHNRALWSVLALGPDSPYAHWFDVDWSSGEPVLMPVLGQRLGSILASDELQLDRMIVPGFEHEGEVPVLRYYEHVFPVKEGTENLPMASLVDEQSYRLAYWRVGNEELNYRRFFDVGSLVAVRVEDPDVFDQTHHVIVDLVKDGTLDGLRIDHPDGLADPAGYIERLSEATDGAWIVVEKILEDDEQLPTSWKTAGTTGYDAAWRVGALMRDPAGAAPLAGTLYRLTGDALGSLPTLIQDAKREIVKESLSSEVHRLANLAHEVCTSDVRLRDHTWRALYDCIRRMLVAFNRYRAYVVPGTPPKPMSLEAIDHAAAKARELLDPERYETLDVVVDLLKGREVGSAGQTEGATRAELITRFQQACGAVMAKGVEDTAYYRWTHLLPLCEVGSPASRFALPPASFHAWAWDQQHNYPHAMTTLTTHDTKRSEDVRARLGVLSEVPDDWDALVGQLHAAVADRVPAQLDGRVENLWWQTLVGTSDETGMMEWERLSGYLTKAMREAKNHTTWTSIDADYEDAVQTFARAAHGDDQVAELIAQWHHDTAEGVRAAILGTKLIQLTMPGVPDCYQGNECVSPSLVDPDNRRPVDYTRRDAALAHLLKGGRPRSVSEEKLLVTARALSARRDHHDAYVGASAGYQALASSSGHAVVYARTVGDRPEVITVATRVALELERLGGWADATVQLPDGGWRDLIGKGEFDGGTVPLATLLRNHPVALLERAS, encoded by the coding sequence ATGGCAGACGGACCGCATGAACGCACGAAGAGGCTGGGACACCGTGTCGACGCGAAGGTCCCGACCTCGACCTACCGACTGCAGCTGACCCCCGATTTCACCTTCGCGGACGCCGCAGCGAGGCTCGACTACTTCGCGCGTCTCGGCGTCTCCCACCTGTACCTCTCCCCCATCCTCACCGCCGCACCAGGGTCCACGCACTTCTACGACGTCGTGGACCACTCGCGCATCTCCGAGGCGCTCGGCGGCGAGGAAGGGCTGCGAGCGCTCGCCTGGAAGGCCGGCGAGCATGGCATCGGACTTGTCGCAGACCTGGTGCCCAACCACATGGCCGTCCCGACGCCCGCCTACCACAACCGTGCGCTCTGGTCCGTGCTCGCCCTCGGCCCCGACTCTCCCTATGCGCACTGGTTCGACGTCGACTGGTCCAGCGGCGAACCGGTGCTCATGCCCGTGCTCGGGCAGCGGCTCGGATCCATCCTCGCCTCCGACGAGCTTCAGCTCGACCGCATGATCGTGCCCGGATTCGAGCACGAAGGCGAGGTCCCCGTGCTCCGCTACTACGAGCACGTGTTCCCCGTGAAGGAGGGCACGGAGAACCTCCCGATGGCCTCGCTCGTCGATGAGCAGAGCTACCGCCTCGCCTACTGGCGCGTGGGCAACGAGGAGCTCAACTACCGACGGTTCTTCGACGTCGGCTCGCTCGTGGCAGTCCGGGTCGAGGACCCCGACGTCTTCGACCAGACCCACCACGTGATCGTCGACCTGGTGAAGGACGGCACGCTCGACGGCCTCCGCATCGACCACCCTGACGGCCTCGCCGACCCGGCCGGCTACATCGAGAGGCTCTCCGAAGCCACCGACGGCGCATGGATCGTCGTCGAGAAGATCCTCGAGGACGATGAGCAGCTGCCCACCTCCTGGAAGACCGCCGGCACCACCGGGTACGACGCCGCCTGGCGAGTCGGAGCGCTCATGCGCGATCCCGCTGGAGCCGCCCCGCTGGCAGGCACCCTCTACAGGCTGACGGGAGACGCACTCGGCTCGCTGCCCACGCTGATCCAGGACGCGAAGCGCGAGATCGTCAAGGAGTCGCTCTCGAGCGAGGTGCATCGCCTCGCCAACCTCGCGCACGAGGTCTGCACCTCGGACGTGAGGCTGCGGGACCACACGTGGCGCGCGCTGTACGACTGCATCCGCCGCATGCTGGTCGCCTTCAACCGCTACCGCGCCTACGTCGTCCCTGGTACACCACCCAAGCCGATGTCCCTGGAAGCGATCGATCACGCGGCCGCCAAGGCCCGTGAGCTCCTGGACCCCGAGCGGTACGAGACCCTCGACGTGGTCGTGGACCTCCTCAAGGGCCGCGAGGTCGGATCCGCGGGCCAGACCGAGGGCGCCACCCGCGCCGAGCTGATCACCCGGTTCCAACAGGCCTGCGGCGCCGTCATGGCCAAGGGCGTCGAGGACACCGCCTACTACCGCTGGACGCACCTGCTGCCGCTGTGCGAGGTGGGCTCACCCGCGTCCAGGTTCGCGCTGCCCCCCGCGAGCTTCCACGCATGGGCCTGGGACCAGCAGCACAACTACCCGCACGCGATGACCACCCTCACCACCCACGACACCAAGCGCTCCGAGGACGTCCGTGCCCGCCTCGGCGTGCTCAGCGAGGTCCCGGACGACTGGGATGCCCTCGTCGGCCAGCTGCACGCCGCCGTCGCGGACCGAGTGCCCGCCCAGCTCGACGGACGCGTCGAGAACCTGTGGTGGCAGACCCTCGTCGGCACGTCCGACGAGACCGGGATGATGGAGTGGGAGCGCCTCTCCGGCTACCTGACGAAGGCGATGCGCGAGGCGAAGAACCACACGACGTGGACGTCGATCGATGCCGACTACGAGGACGCCGTGCAGACGTTCGCCCGCGCCGCGCACGGGGACGACCAGGTCGCGGAGCTCATCGCGCAGTGGCATCACGACACAGCGGAGGGAGTCCGGGCCGCCATCCTCGGCACGAAGCTGATCCAGCTCACCATGCCCGGAGTCCCGGACTGCTACCAGGGCAACGAGTGCGTCAGCCCCTCGCTCGTCGACCCTGACAACCGGCGCCCCGTGGACTACACGCGTCGCGACGCCGCGCTCGCACACCTGCTCAAGGGCGGCCGCCCTCGCAGCGTCAGCGAGGAGAAGCTGCTCGTCACCGCTCGGGCGCTGAGCGCTCGACGCGATCACCACGACGCCTACGTCGGCGCATCCGCGGGATACCAGGCGCTCGCCTCCTCCTCGGGACACGCCGTGGTGTACGCGCGGACGGTCGGCGACCGGCCCGAGGTGATCACGGTCGCCACCCGCGTGGCTCTCGAGCTCGAGCGGCTCGGCGGCTGGGCGGATGCAACCGTGCAGCTCCCCGACGGCGGGTGGCGCGACCTGATCGGCAAGGGCGAGTTCGACGGAGGCACCGTGCCGCTCGCGACGCTGCTGCGCAACCATCCGGTCGCACTCCTGGAGCGCGCCTCATGA
- a CDS encoding beta-glucoside-specific PTS transporter subunit IIABC — protein MAAPSKYDSTASAVISAIGGKGNVKSVTHCATRLRFQLNDRDKADKAKVESTKGVITVVESGGQFQVVIGNDVAKVFESIISNEGVSGEGGGSSGGIVARLIDLVTSIFTPFLWILAGTGLLKALLATAVWAWPSFGGTSTYAIWYAAGDAAFQFLPFFIAVTAAKKFKANQWTAIAIAGALVYSQTVAVIANADGVSQTLHDFAAAGGALNFFGIPLPMPAYLSAVIPMIFAIYAQAKLEQLLDRFMPSSIRNFVNPMVVLAVIVPVTFLVIGPLSNWLGDGLSNGVNWFWNLSPVIGGALMGAGWQVFVIFGLHWGFVPVMIQDLTTQGYSLLTGPLFAAVLAQGAATVAVFLKTKNKSLKGVAGPAAVSGILAGITEPAIYGVTLRLKRPFIYGVIGGAVGGAIAAAGGSAAEGFVVPGLITLTSTLNIGNFALQLIGTGVAMVIAFTLTMVLGFKDIAEEQETTGEVVDAGDVEVGSPVAGTVIPLAEVNDKVFSSGALGHGVGVLPTSGTVVAPVDGEVVSVMPHAYGLRTPGGLEVLVHIGIDTVKLDGKHFSPKVAQGARVARGDTLAQVDFDAVKADGYDTTTLVIITNASESDRVTMSTDADVDGAADLITVVR, from the coding sequence ATGGCAGCTCCGAGCAAGTACGACTCGACCGCATCCGCGGTCATCTCCGCGATCGGAGGGAAGGGCAACGTCAAGTCGGTCACGCACTGCGCGACACGGCTGCGCTTCCAGCTCAACGACCGCGACAAGGCGGACAAGGCGAAGGTGGAGTCCACCAAGGGCGTCATCACGGTCGTCGAGTCCGGTGGACAGTTCCAGGTCGTCATCGGCAACGACGTCGCGAAGGTCTTCGAGAGCATCATCAGCAACGAGGGCGTGTCCGGCGAGGGCGGCGGCAGCTCCGGCGGCATCGTCGCGCGCCTCATCGACCTGGTCACGAGCATCTTCACGCCGTTCCTGTGGATCCTCGCAGGCACCGGTCTGCTCAAGGCCCTCCTCGCCACCGCAGTGTGGGCGTGGCCGTCGTTCGGGGGCACGTCGACGTACGCGATCTGGTACGCCGCAGGCGACGCCGCGTTCCAGTTCCTCCCGTTCTTCATCGCGGTGACCGCGGCCAAGAAGTTCAAGGCGAACCAGTGGACGGCGATCGCCATCGCCGGCGCGCTCGTCTACTCGCAGACGGTCGCGGTGATCGCGAACGCCGACGGCGTCTCCCAGACGCTCCACGACTTCGCGGCGGCAGGCGGCGCGCTGAACTTCTTCGGAATCCCGCTGCCGATGCCCGCCTACCTCTCGGCGGTCATCCCGATGATCTTCGCGATCTACGCGCAGGCGAAGCTCGAGCAGCTGCTCGACAGGTTCATGCCGTCGTCGATCCGCAACTTCGTGAACCCGATGGTGGTCCTGGCGGTCATCGTGCCCGTCACGTTCCTTGTGATCGGCCCGCTGTCCAACTGGCTCGGCGACGGGCTCTCCAACGGCGTGAACTGGTTCTGGAACCTCAGCCCGGTCATCGGCGGCGCCCTGATGGGTGCCGGGTGGCAGGTCTTCGTGATCTTCGGACTCCACTGGGGCTTCGTGCCGGTCATGATCCAGGACCTGACCACGCAGGGCTACTCGCTCCTCACCGGTCCGCTGTTCGCCGCGGTGCTCGCACAGGGCGCGGCCACCGTCGCGGTCTTCCTCAAGACGAAGAACAAGAGCCTCAAGGGTGTGGCCGGCCCCGCCGCGGTGTCGGGCATCCTCGCGGGCATCACCGAGCCCGCCATCTACGGCGTGACGCTGCGTCTCAAGAGGCCCTTCATCTACGGCGTCATCGGTGGCGCTGTCGGCGGCGCGATCGCGGCGGCGGGCGGCTCCGCTGCCGAAGGATTCGTGGTTCCCGGTCTGATCACGCTGACGTCGACTCTCAACATCGGCAACTTCGCCCTTCAGCTGATCGGCACCGGCGTGGCGATGGTGATCGCGTTCACGCTCACGATGGTGCTCGGGTTCAAGGACATCGCCGAGGAGCAGGAGACCACCGGTGAGGTGGTCGATGCCGGCGATGTCGAGGTCGGCTCCCCGGTGGCAGGCACCGTGATCCCGCTCGCCGAGGTCAACGACAAGGTGTTCTCCTCGGGCGCGCTCGGCCACGGCGTCGGCGTCCTCCCGACGTCCGGCACCGTCGTCGCACCGGTCGACGGCGAGGTCGTCTCCGTGATGCCGCACGCCTACGGCCTGCGCACTCCTGGCGGTCTCGAGGTGCTCGTGCACATCGGCATCGACACGGTCAAGCTCGATGGCAAGCACTTCTCGCCGAAGGTCGCCCAGGGAGCGAGGGTCGCCCGCGGCGACACGCTCGCCCAGGTCGACTTCGACGCGGTGAAGGCCGACGGCTACGACACGACGACGCTCGTGATCATCACCAACGCGAGCGAGAGCGATCGCGTGACCATGTCGACCGACGCCGACGTCGACGGCGCCGCAGACCTGATCACGGTCGTCCGCTAG